CAACGACGCGCTGATCTATGTCGACAATATCCGCGCCGCCTTGGCCGCCGCCGATCCGGCCAATGCCGATCTCTATGCCGCCAATGCCGCCGCCTATGCCGCGGACATCACCGCCACTATCGAGCCCATCCGCGCCGCTCTTTCCGACATTCCCGAGGATCGCCGCTGGCTGGTGACCTCGGAAGGCGCCTTTGCCTATCTCGCCCGCGATTTCGGCCTCAAGGAGCTCTATCTCTGGCCGATCAATGCCGACCAGCAGGGCACGCCACGCCAGGTACGCGCCGTGATCGACGCCGTGCGCGAACATGATATTCCGGTGATCTTTTCTGAATCCACCATCTCCCCCAAGCCCGCCGAGCAGGTCGCCCGCGAAACCGGCATAGAATATGGCGGCGTACTCTATGTGGATTCCCTGTCCGATCCCGACGGCGAAGTGCCGACCTATCTCGACCTGCTGCGCGTCACCGCCAGCACCATCGCCGCGGGCCTGACCCGATGAGTGCGGCCCCCGGCATCGAGGTCAAGGATATCACCGTCGCCTATCGCAACGGCACCACCGCCCTGCGCCATGCCAGTTTCGCTTCGCCGCGCGGCTCCATCACCGCGCTGGTCGGGGTCAACGGCGCCGGCAAATCCACCATCTTCAAGGCCATTAT
This genomic stretch from Devosia sp. YIM 151766 harbors:
- a CDS encoding metal ABC transporter substrate-binding protein, with the translated sequence MHRRLVTALILAAPLALALPAMAQERIKAVTSFTILADMARNVAGEAAEVVSITKPGAEIHNYQPTPGDLLAAQDADLVLWNGLNLEQWFAQFLDNLPDVPNVVLTEGIAPIGIGEGPYEGKPNPHAWMSPNDALIYVDNIRAALAAADPANADLYAANAAAYAADITATIEPIRAALSDIPEDRRWLVTSEGAFAYLARDFGLKELYLWPINADQQGTPRQVRAVIDAVREHDIPVIFSESTISPKPAEQVARETGIEYGGVLYVDSLSDPDGEVPTYLDLLRVTASTIAAGLTR